Within Fusibacter sp. A1, the genomic segment CAGCAGGGATCATTACCGTTTCAAACCCGTCACCCTCAAGTTCCTCTTCAAGCAGAATCGCACCGGAGGCTAAAACAGTTACCTTGATTTGAGTGGATCCGCTTGCTACTATCCTGATTTTATTGTTGGTCTTCTTTACAAGCAAGGCGCCGTTGATATTCACGTTTTCAAAGTATAGGGAGTTTTCTCCACCACCCTTTACGACAATATCTCCTTCAATCGTCACGTTCGCTAAATGGACTTCACCCTCACCGACGTTCTCGGTAATAAATACATCACCCCTTATGATTGTGTTTTCAAGTCTTACATCAGCGGCGCTGATCGTCACATTGCCGTCGATAGTCTCCAACTCGCCTGATGAACCACCATAGGTTCCTGGCTCCAAATATCGCTGTCCAAATATCCTATCCAATAAGACAACTGCCTCTGCACGTGTAATATCGCTATTTGTGCGTAAGGTATTGTCTGGATATCCTGTCAATAAACCTTTTTTAAGTAGGGATTCCAGTGCCGACCGGTTCCAAGTGTCACTGTCATCAAAATCGTAAAACTTGCTGAGCTCTGTCAGCTCGTCAACCTTCGCAAGTTCAAGCAAGTTTGACAGTACTACCGCAACCTCTTCTCTTGTAATTTGATTCATCGGCCTGAATGAACCATCGGGATAACCATCGGTTAAACCGCATTCATATGCGAATGCCACCGCTTCGAAATACCAGTCATTTTCCTTCACATCTGTAAATGGCATTTCTGTCATACGATCCAATGATATGACATTATGTATAAGTGTATAGAATTCCGCTCTTGTTATACTTGCATCGGGTTTGAACATCCCCCCTTCATAACCATTTACAATTCCATCATCAATCCACTTTGAAATTGTGTTTTCCGCCCAATGATCTGAACTGTCGTTCATTCCAATACTTGCATAACTTGGCATGAACGTCGACAGAATCAATGTTAAAATTACCGTTAGTGCAATAAACCGCCTCATACTACCTCCCTACAACCTAGAAACAATAGATGCCAACTGAAAAACATGTAAAAAAGGATCTCTCCTTCACGCAATCCCTTCAACGAAATCGATTTCGTTGAAGGGATTAATAAAAACCGACCTCTTAGGAAATCGATTTCGTTATAATCGTATTACAATTACTTAACATCGTCAATTGTTTATTACATAAAAATGCAATTCATCGTGTTCTAATTCGTATTCGAGAGGCTTGTGGAACATGAAAAAGCAGTTTACACGGTGTGTAAACTGCTTTTTGGGTTTGTTTTGGTTATTAGGTGTTTCTCCTCTTCGTTGAACAGAATACGTTCTTCAAGTGCTTTGCACTTCTCCTCTACGTCGAACAAAATACGTTCGACTGGCCGGAGGGGCGGCCCAAACATGAAATGTTTGGGCTTAGTAATTACCTTGTTGGATCATTGCGTTGGCTACTTTTAGGAAGCCTGCGATGTTTGAACCGGCAACTACGTTGTATCCGAATCCGTATTCTTCAGAAGCTGTCGCCGCTGCTGTGTGGATGTTGATCATGATGTTCTTCAGTTTCGCATCTACTTCTTCAAATGTCCAAGAGTATCTCATGGAGTTTTGAGACATTTCAAGTGCAGATGTGGCAACACCACCGGCGTTAGCCGCTTTTGCAGGAGCTACGAACATTTTGTTATCCAACAGGTATTTAAGGGCTTCATTGGTCGTTGGCATGTTGGCGCCTTCGCCTACTGCGATACAGCCGTTTTCAACAAGTGATTTGGCATCTTCCAAATGGATATCGTTTTGGGTCGCACAAGGAAGCGCGATGTCGCATTTTACTTGCCATACTCCACGGCCTTCCGTGTATTTCGCTTCTGGATGGTATTTGACATACTCGCTGATTCTCTTACGGTCTACTTCTTTAATTTGCTTTAGCGTATCAAGGTTGATACCGTTAGCGTCATAAACCCAACCTGTAGAGTCAGATACCGTTACAACCTTCGCGCCCATTTCGTGCGCTTTTTTTGTAGCGTAGATTGCCACGTTGCCAGAACCTGACATAGCGATTGTCTTACCTTTGATATCTATATTGTTATATCTGAGCATTTCTTCAACAAAGTACATCAGACCAAAGCCAGTCGCTTCAGTTCTAACGAGCGAGCCACCATAACCAAGGCCCTTACCCGTCAACACGCCATTTTCGAAAGCACCTCTAAGACGTCTATATTGACCGTACAAGTAACCTATCTCACGACCGCCGACACCGATGTCGCCAGCAGGAACATCCACATCAGGACCGATATGTCTGTAAAGCTCTGTCATGAAACTTTGGCAGAATCTCATGATCTCAGCGTCTGATTTTCCTTTAGGGTCAAAATCAGCTCCACCTTTACCACCGCCGATAGGCAGACCGGTAAGTGAATTCTTGAATATCTGCTCGAAACCTAGGAACTTGACGATTCCAAGATAAACGGATGGATGGAAACGTAATCCACCTTTATAGGGTCCGATAGCGCCATTGAATTGTACACGGAAACCACGGTTTACATGAATCTTGCCATTGTCATCCGCCCAAGGAACTCTAAATAGAATTTGTCTCTCTGGCTCTGTGATTCTATCAAGGATATTTGCTTCTACAAATTCAGGATGCTTTTCAATTACTGGTGCTAATGATTCAAATACTTCTTCAACAGCTTGCAGAAATTCAGCTTCGTTTGAATTTCTTTTTTGAATTCGTTCAAATACTTCATTTAAGTACGTCATTTACACGGCTCCTTTTGTTTAGTATTCTTTTTAGCGGTACCACATCTGTTTCATTCGGAGTTTTGCATAATAATCTACGCATAAATAGCTTACCATATTCTAGTACCTAGTAGTAAAAAACAAGTAAGACATCAATGAAATATCACGATTATGCATAACTCAGAAGAAAACAAGTTGCATTCTTTTCGCAAAATGCAAGTTTTCCTGCAAATTTTACACCGCTTCTCCTTGCCAACAAATTAATGATAACATAAAATCGTTATTAATCAAACGTTTTCCTCATTTTTTTAATTTTAAAGATCTTCTCCACAATCCACCCGTATAGCTATGTATACAAGATATGAAGTTTAACTGTTAATTATCAGACAATTCGGTTATTTTATTAACAATATGATTATCATGCAAGGCTCCCTGCAAAATTGTAGGTAAACATAGGAAAAATACTTCAATCAGGTGAATTTCCAATAAAAACAGACTGTTTATGCAGGTTGTCACCTGCATAAACAGTCTGTTTTTTCTAAATATGAACATGCTAAACTACATTATGTGAACTTAGTTTGATATATAGTAAACAATGTTAATAATCAGATCTTGGCCAGATGACTTTGAACAGATCATCACTTTCCTCAAGTAAAAACCACTCTTCAGTACCGCCATCGTATGTGATATTGCGAGTTCGATCGATATACTCGTAATTGATAATCACACTTAGATTTGTACCATTTCTCTTAACAAAGGGCTGAGTCGCTTCATATGACTGCTTCTGATTTCTATAACTGCTCATCTCGGACTTAAAATCATCTTTGGTGAAATCATCGCTGGCACTGGCCGTAGTCATATTGAAAGCAAGGTCATAACGTTCAATCATCACATAGTTGAGAAAGGTCTGAACAACATCCCTAGGAGTCGCAGGTTCTCTGAAGATCAAGGTATCATTGTAGGATAAATCAGCAATCGTATGCTTAGCATCAAGATAGGCGTTGATATCCTTGCCCTCAACCTTGATTTGAATCCGTTCAATGTTATCAAACTGTGTGAGAGAGTTAACGATTGAGTAAAGCACCACCTCATGATAGCCTCGTTGCCAAAATGTCGAATTGACAAGCTCACCGCTCAAGTTCAGATAAAGCTTCTTATTAACGATTTCACTCGACAGAATTCTTACTCCCTCGTCGATGACCCCAAATAGCTTTTCATCCGTAGGACCCATTTTAAGTTCTGTCAATACGGCTTCTACGAGTTCATTGCTATTGATCGTAATGGCTTTTTCTTCTGCTACAAGCATCTCTTCACGGTTGACATAAAATATGGAAGTGTTTATCTTGAATGTCGAAGGCGACGGAGAAATTCCAGCCTCCTTATTGATATAGACTACTGTACTGACACGGCCCACCGTATAAAAGATCAAAAGCATCATTAAGGCGATAGTGATGATAAATCTGAATTGACTTTTCATGATCGCCTCCTAACTTTCTGATTTTCTAGGCAGGATAATAAAGAACTCGGTACCTACACCTGCCTGACTTTGCACTTCGATACGTCCCTGATGTAGGGAAATGATCTGATGCGCTATGCTCAGTCCCAGACCAGAACCGCCTGTATCACGGGCCCTAGCTTCATCGACACGATAAAACCTGTCAAAAATATGCGGTAGGTCTTCCTCAGGAATCCCGATTCCCGTGTCTTTGACTTTCACGACAAGATCTTCCCTGTTGGCATAAAGCTCCACATGCACATACCCGCCGTCAGGAGTATACTTAACCGCGTTGTTGATGATGTTGATCAGACACTGCCTGATCTTAAGGCTATCGACCACCGTATTGATCGGATCGGTGTCCTCATAGGTCAAATGAATGTCCTTTTGCTCCGCAAGCGGCTTAATCGTTTGAATCGTATGTTTTACAAGCTGGTTGAACACAACCGGCTGGTATTCGAGCTGTAACTCGTCTTTTTCAAGATTGACAAGG encodes:
- a CDS encoding GerMN domain-containing protein; its protein translation is MKSQFRFIITIALMMLLIFYTVGRVSTVVYINKEAGISPSPSTFKINTSIFYVNREEMLVAEEKAITINSNELVEAVLTELKMGPTDEKLFGVIDEGVRILSSEIVNKKLYLNLSGELVNSTFWQRGYHEVVLYSIVNSLTQFDNIERIQIKVEGKDINAYLDAKHTIADLSYNDTLIFREPATPRDVVQTFLNYVMIERYDLAFNMTTASASDDFTKDDFKSEMSSYRNQKQSYEATQPFVKRNGTNLSVIINYEYIDRTRNITYDGGTEEWFLLEESDDLFKVIWPRSDY
- the gdhA gene encoding NADP-specific glutamate dehydrogenase, translating into MTYLNEVFERIQKRNSNEAEFLQAVEEVFESLAPVIEKHPEFVEANILDRITEPERQILFRVPWADDNGKIHVNRGFRVQFNGAIGPYKGGLRFHPSVYLGIVKFLGFEQIFKNSLTGLPIGGGKGGADFDPKGKSDAEIMRFCQSFMTELYRHIGPDVDVPAGDIGVGGREIGYLYGQYRRLRGAFENGVLTGKGLGYGGSLVRTEATGFGLMYFVEEMLRYNNIDIKGKTIAMSGSGNVAIYATKKAHEMGAKVVTVSDSTGWVYDANGINLDTLKQIKEVDRKRISEYVKYHPEAKYTEGRGVWQVKCDIALPCATQNDIHLEDAKSLVENGCIAVGEGANMPTTNEALKYLLDNKMFVAPAKAANAGGVATSALEMSQNSMRYSWTFEEVDAKLKNIMINIHTAAATASEEYGFGYNVVAGSNIAGFLKVANAMIQQGNY